The Vibrio coralliilyticus genome segment TCGGTTTTAATAATACAGAAATTCTTGATTTGATTTCCTTCTTCTATCTCCTTGTAAACGAGGTCTACAAGCTTTGTAGGCATCTTTGATGCCATGAGAAACTGGAAACACGCGTGGCAAATTCCGCCTCTAGAGGCTAATGCATTGGGGGCGACAAACTTATAGCACTTATTGCAAGTAAATATGCCCATAACTGAAGGCCTAATTCGGAATTACCTCGTCTTACGATAATTCTAGAACAGTACCTTATATATGTTGAATGATGAGACTAGGGGAAGGGCGCTCCACTAGTCCGGTGCTTTCTGACATTATTATTAATATTATCGATGCGCACTAATCAATCGCTTATGGAGCTGATCTTTCATCACTGCCTGATCATGCTTCATTTTGTGCATTTCTTCATCACTAACAGGAGAGTCCATCATCTCCAATTTGCGGATTTCCTTATCTAGTGAATCGTAGGACTTCATTGCAGCGAGAAAATTTTCATCCATTTTAGCTAATGCTCGAATGGTTTCTTTGTACTGTGGAAACTCATTGAGTAGAGAGTGATCTTCACCTAGCATAACGGCTCCTTTGCTTATCTTAGTCGATTTGGTTAGGTTGTTTTTTATACAAACATAGCACCCTTAATTACCCATCGTTGCGATCTCAATCGACAACTTCACTCGGGACTCTATTTTTGACCAAATCTTAACTTTCTCTAACTCTCTTCTCTGTTGTTCACAATGGCATAAATCAAAATGCCCCAAAATAATATACTATAAGGGGGATCGTAATCAGTGATAACAGGGATGATATGACAAGCGCAAGGGATAGTGCGTAGTTTACCTCTTGGCGACATTTACCGCTAAAGCCTAACGTATTGAGTCCAATTGGTAAGCCTGCCAGCAAACATATTTGTTTGGTCATCGTTAGCGAAAATGGGCTTAGGACAACAAAGAAGAAAGCTGGCATTAATACGACCTTTGTTAACGAGATAATAAATGCCGCCTTAATGCCCTGTACATTCAATCGATTAGCTGTTAAT includes the following:
- a CDS encoding YdcH family protein, encoding MLGEDHSLLNEFPQYKETIRALAKMDENFLAAMKSYDSLDKEIRKLEMMDSPVSDEEMHKMKHDQAVMKDQLHKRLISAHR